A stretch of the Chanos chanos chromosome 1, fChaCha1.1, whole genome shotgun sequence genome encodes the following:
- the tmem243b gene encoding transmembrane protein 243b, with product MDDFTTRTYGTSGLDNRPLFGETSARDRIINIVFGGLTSLLVLVTLISSFVFPTLPPKPLNIFFAICILLVCGSVLVLIYWYRQGDLEPKFRNLIYYMLCSIALLCICANLYFHDVGRG from the exons ATGGATGACTTCACTACACGCACTTACGGGACAAGCGGCCTGGATAACAGACCACTGTTTGGAGAAACCTCTGCTAGG GATAGAATAATCAACATTGTATTTGGAGGACTGACATCTTTGCTAGTACTC gtaACTCTCATTAGTTCATTTGTATTTCCCACGCTACCACCTAAGCCGCTGAATATCTTCTTTGCCATCTGTATCCTCCTCGTGTGTGGGTCAGTCTTGGTTTTG ATATACTGGTACAGGCAGGGAGACCTGGAGCCCAAGTTTCGTAACTTGATATACTACATGCTCTGTTCAATCGCTCTGCTATGCATTTGTGCCAATCTGTACTTTCACGATGTGGGACGTGGTTGA
- the dmtf1 gene encoding cyclin-D-binding Myb-like transcription factor 1 encodes MNTGEDVSGTVTLESVDSVTLTQDTEGNIILHCPHDDAEDVGSDEDSEPISKRLRFSNEETEDTQDNVKYSVVTLPISENDESFEVTMTATEMTEGELDQEGVAQIQIVQDESTLSPQKTDDVSAVSQAWFTTKEDKDTLVNKGHKWKQGMWSKEEIDILMNNIDRYLKSRGIQDATEIIFEMSKEERKDFYRSIAWGLNRPLFAVYRRVLRMYDNRNHVGKYTQDEIDKLKELREKHGNDWATIGAALGRSASSVKDRCRLMKDTCNTGKWTEEEERRLAEVVHELTGTEAGDVVTQGVSWASVAELVGTRSEKQCRSKWLNYLNWKQSGGTEWTKEDDINLVRKIAELEVKDENDINWEVLAGGWSSVRSPQWLRSKWWTIKRQVSNHKDLPFPVLLKGLQDVVETPATATLNKVVVMGSRSTNASPSPVSALQIPVQIPVHITHVSSSESATGASDSETITLNSGTLQTFELLPSFHLQPTGTPGTYYIQTSANQSLPLTLSANQSLPLTLSANPTVTLTAAASPASPDQIILHSLTTDSLSENVTVQMSHPGVIIQTVTSDDLPDPDSLGQSELRVGVGLVKEETSEEQSSSRQREESTHQNSTLSQEHLTDDLASKAEVQENSEIGEGTVLIVPSPNSFIQTSDDIHTDSVLPLGTLTDPILQNQEEGSD; translated from the exons ATGAACACAGGAGAAGATGTCtctggtactgtgactctggaaTCAGTTGACTCTGTCACTCTTACCCAGGACACTGAGGGCAATATAATCCTCCACTGCCCTCATGATG ATGCTGAGGATGTGGGATCAGATGAAGATTCCGAGCCCATTTCAAAGAGACTGCGTTTCTCCAATGAggagacagaagacacacagGACAATGTTAAATACTCTGTGGTCACCCTGCCTA tATCAGAGAATGATGAGAGCTTTGAGGTGACAATGACAGCAACAGAAATGACTGAGGGGGAGCTGGATCAGGAAGGCGTAGCTCAGATTCAG ATAGTGCAGGATGAAAGCACTCTCTCCCCTCAGAAGACTGATGATGTGTCAGCAGTCAGTCAAGCCTGGTTCACCACCAAAGAGGACAAGGACACGTTAGTCAACaagg GTCACAAGTGGAAACAGGGCATGTGGTCAAAGGAGGAAATTGACATCCTAATGAATAACATAGATCGCTATCTGAAA AGTCGTGGAATCCAGGACGCTACAGAGATCATTTTTGAGATGtcaaaagaggagaggaaagattTTTACCGTAGTATTGCCTGGGGTTTGAACCGGCCGTTATTTGCTGTGTACAGACGAGTGCTCCGAATGTATGACAACCGCAACCATGTGGGAAa ATACACCCAAGATGAAATAGATAAGCTGAAAGA aCTAAGGGAGAAGCATGGAAATGACTGGGCCACCATCGGAGCAGCATTGGGCCGCAGTGCCTCATCAGTGAAAGACCGCTGTCGACTGATGAAGGACACCTGCAACACAG GGAAatggacagaggaggaggagaggcgaCTGGCGGAGGTGGTGCATGAGTTGACTGGTACAGAGGCTGGTGATGTGGTCACACAGGGCGTTTCCTGGGCATCAGTGGCTGAACTGGTTGGTACACGCTCAGAGAAACAGTGCCGCTCCAAATGGCTCAACTACCTCAACTGGAAACAGAGCGGCGGCACCGAGTGGACCAAGGAAGACGACATCAACCTCGTTCGAAA GATTGCAGAACTGGAGgtgaaagatgaaaatgacattAATTGGGAAGTTCTTGCTGGTGGATGGAGCAGTGTCCGCTCACCTCAGTGGCTTCGCAGTAAATGGTGGACCATCAAAAGACAAGTGTCCAATCACAAAGATCTTCCTTTTCCTG tcttGCTGAAGGGGTTACAGGATGTAGTAGAGACTCCAGCTACAGCTACGCTGAATAAAGTTGTGGTGATGGGTTCTCGATCTACTAATGCCTCTCCCAGTCCAGTCAGTGCACTACAGATCCCCGTCCAGATACCAGTTCACATCACACACGTCT CTTCATCTGAGAGTGCGACAGGTGCCTCTGACAGTGAGACAATAACTTTGAATTCTGGAACTCTACAGACCTTTGAGCTGCTACCA TCCTTCCACTTGCAGCCCACTGGGACTCCTGGAACCTATTATATCCagacatcagccaatcagagccttccactcacactgtcagccaatcagagcctcCCACTCACACTGTCAGCCAATCCCACAGTAACACTAACTGCAGCAGCATCTCCAGCCTCACCAGACCAGATCATCTTGCATAGTCTGACG ACGGACTCTTTGAGTGAGAATGTTACGGTACAGATGTCGCACCCTGGTGTCATCATCCAGACTGTGACGTCAGATGATCTTCCTGATCCTGACTCTCTTGGCCAATCAGAATTGAGAGTAGGTGTGGGTCTTGTGAAGGAGGAGACGTCAGAGGAGCAGAGCTCCTCACGGCAGAGGGAGGAGTCTACCCACCAAAATTCTACGCTTTCCCAGGAGCACTTGACAGATGACCTTGCCTCCAAG GCGGAGGTTCAGGAGAATTCAGAGATAGGTGAGGGGACAGTGCTTATTGTCCCATCTCCAAACAGCTTTATTCAGACCAGCGATGACATCCATACAGACTCTGTCCTGCCCCTCGGAACACTGACAG ATCCCATTCTACAGAATCAGGAGGAAGGTTCAGACTGA
- the elapor2b gene encoding endosome/lysosome-associated apoptosis and autophagy regulator family member 2, which produces MARGIRCFLCYFLYCLSYIICIRPRAHASDNLPLCQETDYYYEYTECDSTGSRWRVAIPQRQGSCSGLPEPVRGTDCTFSCEAGEFLEMSTQQCTACAAGSYSLGSGVRFDQWDSIPSGFSSVATFMDTGSLAEETQTCNRSSWTPQGTHLESNRDECTVSLVYAVHLMKQGSVSFDYQYTDNNIFFEFFIQNDQCQEMDQTAEQKWIKPTSNGEWATHMVNLKSGTNILYWRTTGILLSGKAVKPVLIKNIQIEGVAYTSECFPCRPGTFSKVPGSSSCDLCLRNTYSAKGASSCTSCPENQYSEEGWAECKERPPCTEKDYFQIHTPCDSDGKTQTLYRWVEPKVCLENVTGAVSLPPSGEREDCPPCNPGFYTHNSSTCLPCPPGTFSDGTADCKPCPAGTEPSLGYQYKWWNVLPSNIKTSCFNVGNSKCDDMNGWEVAGDHIRSSIGGSDNDYLILNLRVPGFKLPTSVAGMTPSEFGRITFVFETICSADCELYFMMDVNRKSTNVVESWEGSKSRQSYTHIMTKNASVSFTWAFQRTNKASDARQYVNDVVKIYSITVTNALDGVASSCHACALVSGQTGSSCVPCPAGHYIDTDTNQCQECPPNTFLSGHHIYGRDACQPCGPGSKSNKEHSVCFSDCSFSHVDQNRTLTYDFRALSSVGSIMNGPSFTSKGTKYYHQFNISLCGTEGRKEAICTDNVTDLSNKDLQSESADFTNYVETFVCQSTIIPADGRGFRAALSSQSISLADTFLGATVDKSLDGVSVRPDLFRESPHKVPDVHFFYRSPQVTASCEGGRAAVITLRCNPERSERGELTVPSACPAGTCDGCTFHFLWESSSACPICTEEDFHTIEGACKGGVQETLHVWNEPKLCTKGMSLPAKTSAPCEAIALWLKFGIGGGAFMAVLLIFLTCYFWKKNKRLEYKYSRLVMSTNKDCELPAADSCALDEGEENEDDVVYSNTPSLLGKLKAIASKGDRNDSESVQLKSSKAERWVWG; this is translated from the exons ATGGCGAGGGGAATCCGgtgttttttatgttattttttgtaCTGTTTATCGTACATCATCTGCATTCGACCACGAGCGCACGCGTCAGACAACCTGCCGCTGTGTCAAGAG acagactACTACTATGAGTACACAGAGTGTGACAGCACAGGCTCACGGTGGAGAGTGGCTATTCCTCAGAGACAGGGCAGCTGCAGTGGCCTGCCCGAGCCAGTTAGAGGCACTGACTGTA CATTCTCCTGTGAAGCAGGAGAATTTTTAGAGATGTCAACCCAACAGTGCACAGCCTGTGCAGCTGGTTCCTATTCACTGGGCAGTGGTGTGCGATTTGACCAATGGGACTCCATCCCCTCTGGATTCAGCAGCGTAGCAACCTTTATGGATACAGGAAGCCTCGCAGAGGAGACACAGACCTGCAACCG GTCTTCCTGGACACCTCAGGGGACTCATTTGGAATCAAACCGTGATGAGTGTACAGTGTCACTCGTGTATGCTGTACACCTGATGAAGCAGGGATCCGTTTCCTTTGACTACCAGTACACTGACAACAATATCTTCTTTGAGTTTTTT ATTCAAAATGACCAATGTCAGGAGATGGACCAGACAGCTGAGCAGAAATGGATCAAACCAACATCCAATGGAGAATGGGCCACACACATG GTGAATCTGAAGTCTGGCACTAATATTCTGTACTGGAGGACAACAGGCATCTTGCTGAGTGGGAAGGCAGTGAAGCCAGTCCTCATAAAGAACATCCAGAtagagg GTGTGGCATACACATCTGAGTGTTTCCCCTGCAGACCAGGCACCTTCAGTAAGGTCCCAGGATCCTCATCCTGTGACCTTTGCCTGAGAAACACTTACTCTGCTAAAGGAGCCAGTTCCTGTACATCATGCCCAGAGAACCAGTACTCTG aggaaggctggGCAGAGTGTAAAGAGAGACCACCCTGCACAGAAAAAGACTACTTCCAGATTCACACACCCTGCGACAGTGATGGCAAG ACCCAGACGCTATACCGCTGGGTGGAGCCTAAAGTGTGTTTGGAGAATGTAACAGGTGCAGTGTCATTACCCccttctggagagagagaggactgccCACCCTGCAACCCTGGCTTCtacacacacaactcatcaACCTGTCTGCCTTGTCCACCTGGAACATTCTCTGATGGCACAGCAG ATTGCAAACCATGTCCAGCAGGCACAGAACCATCGCTAGGATACCAGTACAAATGGTGGAATGTTCTGCCTAGTAACATTAAGACTTCCTGCTTCAATGTGGGCAACTCCAAGTGTGATGATATGAACG gttgggAGGTTGCCGGTGACCATATTCGCAGTAGCATTGGAGGGTCAGACAATGATTATCTGATCCTAAACCTTCGGGTTCCTGGATTCAA ACTCCCCACGTCTGTAGCTGGAATGACTCCAAGTGAGTTTGGTAGGATAACTTTTGTCTTTGAGACCATCTGCAGTGCCGACTGTGAACTCTATTTCATGATG GACGTGAACAGGAAAAGTACTAATGTGGTGGAGTCATGGGAGGGCAGTAAGAGTAGACagtcctacacacacatcatgacCAAGAATGCTTCTGTGTCATTTACATGGGCTTTCCAACGCACCAACAAGGCTTCAGAT GCACGTCAGTATGTGAATGATGTGGTGAAGATATACTCTATCACAGTGACTAATGCTTTGGATGGCGTGGCCTCCTCGTGCCATGCGTGTGCTCTGGTCAGTGGGCAGACGGGCTCTTCCTGTGTGCCTTGTCCAGCTGGCCACTACAtcgacacagacacaaaccagtGCCAGGAATGCCCACCCAACACCTTCCTGTCCGGGCACCATATCTATGGCCGAGATGCCTGCCAACCCTGTGGACCTGGCAGCAAAAGTAATAAG gaacattcagtgtgtttcagtgactgttCATTCTCACACGTGGATCAAAACCGAACTTTGACCTATGACTTCAGAGCCCTGAGTTCAGTGGGGTCAATCATGAACGGGCCTAGTTTCACCTCCAAGGGCACGAAATACTACCACCAATTTAACATCAGTTTATGTGGAActgag ggAAGGAAAGAAGCCATATGCACGGATAATGTGACTGACCTATCCAATAAGGACCTGCAGAGTGAATCTGCTGACTTTACCAATTATGTTGAAACTTTTGTCTGTCAATCAACCATCATCCCAGCCGATGGGCGGGGCTTCAGAGCTGCACTGTCTTCTCAGTCCATCAGTCTGGCTGACACCTTCTTGG GAGCTACAGTGGATAAAAGTCTAGATGGAGTGAGTGTGAGGCCAGACCTCTTCCGTGAATCACCACATAAAGTTCCAGATGTGCACTTTTTTTATCG ctcgcCCCAGGTGACAGCGTCCTGTGAGGGTGGTCGTGCTGCGGTCATAACACTGCGCTGTAATCCTGAGAGGAGTGAGCGTGGGGAACTGACAGTGCCAAG tgcGTGTCCTGCGGGCACATGTGATGGCTGTACCTTTCATTTCCTGTGGGAGAGTTCCAGTGCCTGTCCCATCTGCACTGAAGAAGACTTCCACACTATAGAGGGAGCATGCAAAGGAGGAGTGCAG GAAACCCTACATGTTTGGAATGAGCCAAAGCTTTGTACTAAAGGGATGTCACTTCCCGCCAAAACCTCTGCCCCCTGTGAAGCTATTGCACTATGGTTGAAATTTGGAATAGGGGGCGGGGCGTTCATGGCTgttctcctcatcttcctcacaTGCTACTTCtggaaaaagaataaaag ACTGGAGTATAAATATTCTCGGCTGGTTATGTCGACCAATAAGGACTGCGAACTGCCGGCAGCAGACAGCTGTGCACTTGATGAGGGGGAGGAAAATGAAGATGATGTAGTTTACTCCAACACTCCATCGCTACTGGGCAAACTGAAGGCCATCGCCAGCAAG gGTGACCGGAATGACAGTGAGTCCGTCCAACTGAAGTCATCTAAAGCAGAGAGATGGGTTTGGGGATAA
- the tspan9b gene encoding tetraspanin-9 isoform X2, whose protein sequence is MARCESSESVPRSPSLDSAELEYAHAARRGQRLAVGAIYGSRGSAAESRGKKSVSTKGGKYVVFYLDLSFVFLLEYQRLKMARGCLCCVKYMMFLFNLLFWLSGCGLLGVGIWLSVSQGSFATFSPSFPSFSAANLVITLGTVVMVTGFLGCLGAIKENKCLLLSFFIVLLIILLAELILLILFFVYTDKISENAKKDLKDGLRLSNTDNNVGLRNAWNIIQAEWECCGVTGHTDWHEALQKKMVPDHCCQEHYKECGSNTTSVFWTRGCFEKVEEWLDDNKHVLGTIAMCVLVIQLLGMAFSMTLYQQIHRVGKKYNA, encoded by the exons ATGGCCAGGTGTGAGAGCAGTGAATCTGTCCCGCGAAGCCCCTCCCTCGACAGCGCCGAGTTAGAATATGCCCACGCCGCTCGTAGAGGTCAACGCTTGGCCGTTGGTGCCATCTATGGCTCCAGGGGGTCAGCCGcggag agcagagggaagaaaagtGTGTCCACGAAAGGAGGAAAGTATGTGGTGTTTTACCTGGACTTATCCTTTGTGTTCCTGTTAGAGTACCAGAGACTGAAGATGGCGCGAGGCTGCCTGTGTTGTGTCAAATATATGATGTTTCTCTTCAACCTTCTCTTCTGG tTGTCGGGATGTGGCTTGCTGGGTGTTGGGATTTGGCTGTCTGTGTCCCAGGGCAGCTTTGCAACCTTCTCACCCtccttcccttctttctctgctgCCAACCTTGTCATCACCCTTGGCACGGTAGTCATGGTGACAGGCTTTCTTGGCTGTCTGGGAGCCATCAAGGAGAACAAGTGCCTGCTTCTTAGT tttttcattGTCCTGTTGATCATTCTGCTGGCAGAGCTTATTCTACTCATCCTGTTCTTTGTGTACACTGATAAG ATTAGTGAGAATGCAAAGAAGGACCTGAAGGATGGCTTGAGACTCTCCAACACAGACAACAATGTTGGCCTGCGCAATGCCTGGAACATCATTCaggctgag TGGGAGTGTTGTGGTGTGACTGGGCACACAGACTGGCATGAAGCCCTGCAGAAGAAGATGGTGCCTGATCACTGCTGTCAGGAGCATTATAAAGAATGTGGCAGCAACACCACCAGTGTCTTCTGGACAAGG GGCTGCTTTGAGAAGGTCGAAGAGTGGCTGGATGACAACAAGCATGTACTGGGAACCATCGCCATGTGTGTGCTAGTCATACAg CTCCTCGGCATGGCCTTCTCTATGACTCTGTACCAGCAGATCCACAGAGTGGGGAAGAAATACAATGCTTAG
- the tspan9b gene encoding tetraspanin-9 isoform X3 — translation MARGCLCCVKYMMFLFNLLFWLSGCGLLGVGIWLSVSQGSFATFSPSFPSFSAANLVITLGTVVMVTGFLGCLGAIKENKCLLLSFFIVLLIILLAELILLILFFVYTDKISENAKKDLKDGLRLSNTDNNVGLRNAWNIIQAEWECCGVTGHTDWHEALQKKMVPDHCCQEHYKECGSNTTSVFWTRGCFEKVEEWLDDNKHVLGTIAMCVLVIQLLGMAFSMTLYQQIHRVGKKYNA, via the exons ATGGCGCGAGGCTGCCTGTGTTGTGTCAAATATATGATGTTTCTCTTCAACCTTCTCTTCTGG tTGTCGGGATGTGGCTTGCTGGGTGTTGGGATTTGGCTGTCTGTGTCCCAGGGCAGCTTTGCAACCTTCTCACCCtccttcccttctttctctgctgCCAACCTTGTCATCACCCTTGGCACGGTAGTCATGGTGACAGGCTTTCTTGGCTGTCTGGGAGCCATCAAGGAGAACAAGTGCCTGCTTCTTAGT tttttcattGTCCTGTTGATCATTCTGCTGGCAGAGCTTATTCTACTCATCCTGTTCTTTGTGTACACTGATAAG ATTAGTGAGAATGCAAAGAAGGACCTGAAGGATGGCTTGAGACTCTCCAACACAGACAACAATGTTGGCCTGCGCAATGCCTGGAACATCATTCaggctgag TGGGAGTGTTGTGGTGTGACTGGGCACACAGACTGGCATGAAGCCCTGCAGAAGAAGATGGTGCCTGATCACTGCTGTCAGGAGCATTATAAAGAATGTGGCAGCAACACCACCAGTGTCTTCTGGACAAGG GGCTGCTTTGAGAAGGTCGAAGAGTGGCTGGATGACAACAAGCATGTACTGGGAACCATCGCCATGTGTGTGCTAGTCATACAg CTCCTCGGCATGGCCTTCTCTATGACTCTGTACCAGCAGATCCACAGAGTGGGGAAGAAATACAATGCTTAG
- the tspan9b gene encoding tetraspanin-9 isoform X1 — protein sequence MARCESSESVPRSPSLDSAELEYAHAARRGQRLAVGAIYGSRGSAAEVKGQGGGPGEDTADGDKSRGKKSVSTKGGKYVVFYLDLSFVFLLEYQRLKMARGCLCCVKYMMFLFNLLFWLSGCGLLGVGIWLSVSQGSFATFSPSFPSFSAANLVITLGTVVMVTGFLGCLGAIKENKCLLLSFFIVLLIILLAELILLILFFVYTDKISENAKKDLKDGLRLSNTDNNVGLRNAWNIIQAEWECCGVTGHTDWHEALQKKMVPDHCCQEHYKECGSNTTSVFWTRGCFEKVEEWLDDNKHVLGTIAMCVLVIQLLGMAFSMTLYQQIHRVGKKYNA from the exons ATGGCCAGGTGTGAGAGCAGTGAATCTGTCCCGCGAAGCCCCTCCCTCGACAGCGCCGAGTTAGAATATGCCCACGCCGCTCGTAGAGGTCAACGCTTGGCCGTTGGTGCCATCTATGGCTCCAGGGGGTCAGCCGcggaggtcaaaggtcagggcGGAGGTCCCGGAGAGGACACGGCAGATGGGGACAagagcagagggaagaaaagtGTGTCCACGAAAGGAGGAAAGTATGTGGTGTTTTACCTGGACTTATCCTTTGTGTTCCTGTTAGAGTACCAGAGACTGAAGATGGCGCGAGGCTGCCTGTGTTGTGTCAAATATATGATGTTTCTCTTCAACCTTCTCTTCTGG tTGTCGGGATGTGGCTTGCTGGGTGTTGGGATTTGGCTGTCTGTGTCCCAGGGCAGCTTTGCAACCTTCTCACCCtccttcccttctttctctgctgCCAACCTTGTCATCACCCTTGGCACGGTAGTCATGGTGACAGGCTTTCTTGGCTGTCTGGGAGCCATCAAGGAGAACAAGTGCCTGCTTCTTAGT tttttcattGTCCTGTTGATCATTCTGCTGGCAGAGCTTATTCTACTCATCCTGTTCTTTGTGTACACTGATAAG ATTAGTGAGAATGCAAAGAAGGACCTGAAGGATGGCTTGAGACTCTCCAACACAGACAACAATGTTGGCCTGCGCAATGCCTGGAACATCATTCaggctgag TGGGAGTGTTGTGGTGTGACTGGGCACACAGACTGGCATGAAGCCCTGCAGAAGAAGATGGTGCCTGATCACTGCTGTCAGGAGCATTATAAAGAATGTGGCAGCAACACCACCAGTGTCTTCTGGACAAGG GGCTGCTTTGAGAAGGTCGAAGAGTGGCTGGATGACAACAAGCATGTACTGGGAACCATCGCCATGTGTGTGCTAGTCATACAg CTCCTCGGCATGGCCTTCTCTATGACTCTGTACCAGCAGATCCACAGAGTGGGGAAGAAATACAATGCTTAG